In the Neodiprion virginianus isolate iyNeoVirg1 chromosome 2, iyNeoVirg1.1, whole genome shotgun sequence genome, TAAAGCTTTAGGTTATATTTTTCTGACTATATTATTCTTTCCACGCACTTTATAAgaacatatgtatttatttcgatttgtgatttaccgaaattttttaccgtaCTATCCATAGTCTTACATTGTCGAATTCCTTCATATCATCTGTGtaatttggatattttttccacataTTATTTCATACCTTCCACAAAGCCGATCCTGGCGAAGCATGTATGAATCATGCATTTTCTGCGACAGGCACCTGCTAGAAGGTAGCATGCGTGGTCTTTTTACAATGCGGAAACAGACAGATACTAGCCTGCCGGCAGGGTCATGCATGCGCACATGTGACGGTCAAATCACGAACTTGCGACAGAATGCTACCTGGGTATTACTATAAATAAACTACCTCTAGCGATAAAGACGCTACCGAATCGCCAACATGGCTTATCATGGCCCCAGGCTCACTTAGCCGCAGAGTGCTGGTTACAAAAATGTGCCCAGAGTACACTTGAGGACAATGCATCggagacggctaattttttacactagacaatTATATTGGCAACACAGAAACCTACAGCACCATAGTCGGCCAAGCGCGAtacaaactcaatctcaataaacataacataacccatgaccgtaGAATCTAACGAGAATACCACCAGAGATTGATACCACCCACTACGTAACACTGGATTTTGAAGGTTATGTAGCACCCCTTTTTTTCCTATATCAAGTAAACAAATGAACGGAAAGGGTTCGAATTTCGCCGATGCAAAACTCTTTCGTAGTGGAACTCAGGAAACTTACTTATATCatgaaaatcgtcgaaaaacgtatttttttgaCATGCATTATTATTTCCACATTTCCGGCATTTCAAGGACCAAAAAGTACATGGTCGAGATACTTTGCGCCATCCTGGAAGGAAGCTCTCCCCAGTCATTCGAACTTGAATTCATATTCATGGGATACCCCTGAACATTTTCCAACAAGAAAAGATCAATTCTGTAGAAGGTTGCATTATGAACCTATTTTATCTGTTCTAGCTCTTGGACTAAATTTGCACGGATTTACTGCTCTTCATCGTCGTCTGGCAGGGTGTTCGGGATAAGATTTTGGTCTACCCGTTTCGACATAGAATTTGGATGACtttctataaatattaatttttatttcagccCTTGTGGTATCATGTAAGTTGAACACATTTTCGCGTATCTTTATTCCTGTCTGCCACCATTTTGTCAGTACCGAAACGGTTTGCTATTTTTACTATTCAACCTACAATTAGAAAATCATCCCCTGCTGTCACACCAAAAACTAGCACTTATAAAATGctgtttttcaattgattttgtttaattCGCTGTGCCCATCCCGTCGCGCACTCCAGTACTGGAGGCCAGGCagattttcgaatgaattatCAGCGATATTAAGAGGTATGGCAAGAcggaaatattatttatgaagTGACGTAAGTAAAACGGTCCCCAGCTCTTAGTCTAATATAGCGTCAAACGTTGGTAAGTCCCTGAAATATTAACAATATGACAATTCGTTTACGTGTTCGCGTCTGTCCGAGAAAATGAACTGAAAGTGTTGGGATTGAAGCACTCAGTCATATTCATACATTAATTAATGTTTATCACGTGAGGTCTTTGGCCATTTATCTGTACAGTTAGCACACGTGTCttactttttaataaatcatGTCTTCAGTCAATGCACACTGTGAGGAGCCCAAATGAACATAATAAAATGTGGTAGTGCAAATtaccataaaaaaattttgttttaccaattattctgaaaaatgaaatttcattttaaacaTTTCACTCCTGTAATTAGTGgctttttcgaaatatttcaattttatcagaAAACAGATCACACCTGAGATACATTAACGTATCATTCATCACAACTtgacctttttcaaaattcaaaataattgtagaTTATTTATACGataatcttttgaaatcctagaatacatgtataaacaATCTGGGTACGTGCATCAATCTTGCTGAGAAAGCGAATGACtttaaatattcttaaatTATTGTTCAATTACCTTGATACATGGATGTACTAAAGGTGAATATCTAATGCAGAGATCATGAACACCAAAAACTGCTGCGACATTGTTAGGCCCAAAATTTAAATCTATCtgcatgtatatttattattacaaaaacaaaattaaaattaaagatCTGCTCAATGAACCCAACTGCCTTTTTCTGCTGAATTTCTCCAAAGATGTTTGATGTCTACTCTGAACAAGATATGGCTTTCTATTATTAAAAATCGAGAAATTGTATTTGTAGCATTCATATCATGAATGCCATTCTTTTTAAAATACATACATTACAAAACTAAGCATAGATATATCTGTAGATTTAGATCACACATTTGGACCGAGAGTTTATGTTATTATTTCCGATAGTGCCGTCTACTATTTCTGTGATCAGAATTTCGCGAGTAATCATTGGACCGATGTGACGAATGTCTTTCCCTGCGATCATGTCTAATTTTGTAACCGTTATGTTCTCTACTGCGTTCGCACTGCTGATAAGGATGCAACGTCTGTTGGGATCGATTTTCTGGATATGCCCAAGGATTTAATTGACTCTGATACATGAGCATTTCTGGCCCAACGCACAGTCCGTGCATCAAGTTACCAATTATCATTTTGTTCTGCAGTTGAAACACATTGTGCAAGTCTTGGCTGACTTCCTGTTTCCTCAATCCGCTGTTAGGGTGTGATTGTACCGGTATTTCTATATTGTTTCGAGTTTTCATACTCAGTGTTCTGTCAAACAGAGCTGTGCCTTCAAATAGGTCAAGTACATATGGTACAGAAACAGCATGTTTAAATGTGATAAAACCGTAAGTTCGTTGTTTTCCGTCTTTGTCCTTAGGTATCGAAACCCTCTGAACTGGCCCACCCtgaaaataatgagaataatttATGAGTCAGGCGCGCAAAATGCTGCGGAAGGTGGATGAATTGTTATACTACTCATGAAACTGTGCCACTTTGGTTATACGGGAAAGGTTGCCATCTCTTACTTGCAGGAATAACTCGTAAAGTATGTCTTCGGTAACTTTATCGCTTAAATTACCGCACCAAACAGTGCGTTGGTCCTCATCCATTATGACAGGGAATTCACCTCCTATACTATTCTCGAATTTCGTAAGAAATTATTGATGCGATTTgtcgaaaataatattgatcAAATGACAGCATTAGTATACACAAAAAATGGCGTACGACGTAAGCGTGCTGAAAATTGTCAGAACTGGTACCTTCGATCGGAATCATCAGAGCACTCTGTTATTGGCTGGCAGGACTATCAATGAAGGCCAAAATATAGAGTGCGGTCCACATTAGCTCCCAGTATTGTCAacaatcttttatctcttttgcgctgcCGAGTACTTTGGTAGCTTTGCCTCTATTCTAGGGAGTTTTCAGCGTTGCCAGCTAGTTTCGGAACGCACCCATAGATAAGTTGTGCCCACGGAGTGGTAGGAAGGAGACAACACTCTGCGATAAAACTTGTCCCCGGTTTTGAGGTAACGCAAGAGGAATTGTCTAAATGCGATTTGAGCGCCTCttacggaaaaaaatgaaattttcgctataaaatgtaaaaaaaaaaggccgGAAATCGTAACCTATAAGCCTCTGTTTTATAAACATACTCCGTAAATTCGTAAAATACGCATCTgaagtgattaaaaaatagtaacaacTGAGTGATTGCGTTTCTAATCTCAACCGACATTAAATCCGAGGAAAAGATTTGCAAACGGCGAATCGTAATATCATATGGGGAAGGGGGTGAGTGCGCTATACGGGCTTACACCGCAAGAGGCGCTTAAATCGCACCTTGACAATTCTTCTTACGTTGCCCCAAAAACTGGGCCAGCTTTTGAGCCAAGTGCTGCTCGAGTGTTGTCTCCTTCCTACTACTCCGTGGTTGTGCCCTATATTGCCTAGTCTACATATACGCTTTAAGCACGGTCTTATAGACAGGTCTTGGCAGTCCAAGCCCCTTCCTATACAACGCAGCGTGACCCTTGAAGCCTGTGTTTCTCAATTTGTGCACCAAAGACCAGAGCGCTGCAATCTCCGAGGCCGGTTTATGCGTACTAaggccgtgttcgaaaattgactgacagtaccGTCAGCAATCTTTTGTCTCATTTGCGCTGCCGAGTTCATGGACAGCTCTGtctctgtcctagggaattttcagtactggcagtcaatttacgaacacgaCCTAAGTAGGCTTCTCCCTCAATAGCGCTAGCAGCGAAAATTCACAACATCGGCTTCATTTTCGAGCACGGTTTTACGGTCGGAGTGCCTAGACCTGTCTATAAGACCGTGGCTTTTAAGTGAGGGCATGGACTTATGGATGGAGCCTCACCCAGCGGAGCTGAAGCGAAAGACGGTAGGGGAATCAGCGCCGTCAGCCACATTGATGAGCTAAATAGAtattgatatacatatacagctcaatagatatacatatgaaTACCACGGATGTATATAGGCGTTCACGGCTTGCACTTTGACGGATTGTTGTTATTGTATAGGTTAGGTGAGAAGGTAGTCAATAATTTTCCAcagcgatatttttaattaaatagtGAGTGAGAATAATATACAACATACCTTATTGTGTACTTACCTGCATACTTTCTTATACAAAAAGAATTGAAGCTGTGTTCGTACATGCCTATACAGTTCAAGAAAATAGTTAATGGCAACGATCTGGGGATCGATTGtgtaattttacttttcacatttccctccatCCAAGCATTTTGATTGGTTGAATAAACTTTGGGAACCAATCAGAATGTTCAGATGGtgggaaatgtgaaaagtgaaattacacAATCGATCCCATGTCCACAAAACTAATACTGCCTGAAGTGAATCGTTCAAACGTGGCGCCTGAAAATTTACTTCATCAATATGGCCGACGTGCTACCACATGTACTCTCCCCAAGATTCATGCCCCTCGCCGACAAGCCTAGCTAGCGCTCCGTCCATAAGTCCGTGTGTGGGGCTTAAAGTGCACCTCCATTAAAGTTGATGTGTAACCGAGCTTATGTGAACTTTAAGCGCCTCCACTTAAAGATTTTCTGAATCCGACTTTAAGCTCAATTTTCAGCGAGAAGTAGTGCCAACCGTACTGACATGACAGATATATTGAAATCTCGCGTGGTATGAACTAGTTCTTTGATCTTTGTGCTTTTGTTACGTGCCAGCCGGTATCCACGGCGGCGCCCTCTCTGCGCTCTACCTGACCAGCGTGCAGTTACCATAAGAGAGCCCTACGTGCTCTTACCGATAGTCGTAGATTAATACCAACGCACTTAGTTACCATCACAacgtccaaattcttatatcaACAGTTCTCACACGCTAGATTAACCGTTATTTCATCAGTCAAattcatacatacatgttatatatacattttttcccattcaacCGTAATAACCCAAAATAATAAACCTGCAACTGTTAAGATAACCAAAAAGACAAAACACCGGAAACGAGGGAAGATAAATCACGGATAGCTCACAGAGAAAGAAACCCCTATTCCCAGAATTCAGGATAGCGCCCTTATTTTAACGAAAACAAGACCAGTCAGCGCTTCGCCGCTTGCTTCTCTTAACCAACCACCTCGCGCCAATCCACCACCGAGATCCCACGCACGAACCAGAAACCTTAcccccaattttttcatcatcctcaACCAATCATCCGAGACCCGCGAGAAACCGCGACTCCTTTTGAACTCCTCCTATTTTCCCTCTAAGTCAACCTTCCCAAAAACAGAATAATTAGAAGAACTTCAGACATCATAGAGAACAGATCAGACCTCTACCGAAATCctagaataaaatcattataagtCATTCAGAACCTTCGAGACTTGTTAACAGTTTGTCACTGCGATAGTGATTAACACCAATCTGTACCACGATTGTAAATCTACCATCGAGAACTAGAAGGAGAccg is a window encoding:
- the LOC124299301 gene encoding RNA-binding protein 7; translated protein: MDEDQRTVWCGNLSDKVTEDILYELFLQGGPVQRVSIPKDKDGKQRTYGFITFKHAVSVPYVLDLFEGTALFDRTLSMKTRNNIEIPVQSHPNSGLRKQEVSQDLHNVFQLQNKMIIGNLMHGLCVGPEMLMYQSQLNPWAYPENRSQQTLHPYQQCERSREHNGYKIRHDRRERHSSHRSNDYSRNSDHRNSRRHYRK